One genomic segment of Merismopedia glauca CCAP 1448/3 includes these proteins:
- a CDS encoding HAD family hydrolase: protein NPAKVIYVGDETRDIEAARKSKIKAIAVCWGFNFREILAKYKPDFLIDRPSQLLEVVQHLEEVRSQKSEVRSGIKLTY, encoded by the coding sequence TCAACCCAGCCAAAGTCATCTACGTGGGAGATGAAACTAGGGATATAGAAGCTGCGAGAAAAAGTAAGATTAAAGCGATCGCAGTCTGTTGGGGGTTTAATTTTCGGGAAATTTTAGCTAAATACAAGCCCGATTTTTTAATCGATCGCCCCAGTCAATTATTAGAAGTAGTTCAACATTTAGAAGAAGTCAGAAGTCAGAAGTCAGAAGTCAGAAGTGGGATTAAGTTAACTTATTAA